One genomic segment of uncultured Desulfobacter sp. includes these proteins:
- a CDS encoding conjugal transfer protein TrbH — protein sequence MKKLNRLILLFFMALNCFSCSHLSPKGSWVLSDSEPPLLLCDVIISRLILQYPPAKTTITLLKSGNKTFDQLIEKQARRAGYTISQAQSQHAVKINYVIDMLSQNPGTGYFHLKSSDGFSFSQMFRLPGYELADTYTQIEVNK from the coding sequence ATGAAAAAGCTTAACAGACTGATTCTTCTTTTTTTTATGGCGTTGAACTGTTTTTCCTGCTCCCATCTTTCCCCTAAAGGATCATGGGTATTGAGTGATTCTGAGCCGCCATTACTGCTTTGTGATGTAATCATCAGCCGCCTGATCTTGCAATATCCACCGGCAAAAACCACGATAACGCTTCTTAAAAGCGGCAATAAAACCTTTGATCAACTGATTGAAAAACAGGCCAGACGGGCCGGTTATACAATCAGTCAGGCCCAAAGCCAACACGCTGTCAAGATAAACTATGTCATTGACATGTTATCGCAAAACCCCGGTACCGGATATTTTCATCTTAAAAGCAGTGATGGATTCAGTTTCAGCCAGATGTTCCGTCTGCCTGGATATGAGCTTGCAGACACGTATACCCAAATCGAGGTTAACAAATGA
- a CDS encoding DNA topoisomerase 3, whose product MRLFIAEKPSLGRAIAAGLGDAEKRNGYIECGQNVVTWCFGHLLEMNQPEAYDERYRVWKKEDLPILPNFFKTSVRKDAAAQMKIIGKLLRDAESVVNAGDPDREGQLLVDEVLEYHDYTGSCERIWLAALDDKSVKKALASMTGNNDCTGLRDAARARSQADWLVGMNCTRAMTLKGRDAGSQGVLSLGRVQTPTLALVVNRDLAIENFKPHPYFTLHVEILHEACTFTGTFQPLDTQKGLDDQGRLINPDETYRIKKEVSGQAGKIIEAVTEKKKKNPPLPHCLSSLQKAASSKLGMGAKQVLDVAQALYEKKLTTYPRSDCRYLPEEQFDEAGRVLAVLANLPGLEQVAENTDSSIKSAAYNTKKVTAHHAIIPTGETPSNLSDDESALYRMIAQSFCIQFYAAMAFEAQKILTGINHTVWKSTGRKILNPGWTAFIKEQDDETPGNQVLPEVHPDDGITAAQVDIKSQKTKPPARFTEGTLIEAMANVHKFIEDTESKKTLKENEGIGTEATRAGIIETLKARQLLELQQKNIISTDLGRQLVKMAPGVLTDPVTTAQWESRLSAIADGKESLAGFMTDQTNLVPELVKAIFALQLDPLPGTHLCPECGQPLRRQKSKKGSWYWGCFNQEGHAKPVFLNDKNGKPDLTPKKKIELSEHKCRACGKPLVKRESKKKGKGGKTTYWWGCSGFPECRQTHFDDNGKPRFNDKKGE is encoded by the coding sequence ATGAGACTTTTCATAGCAGAAAAACCATCCCTTGGCCGGGCGATAGCCGCTGGCCTGGGGGATGCCGAAAAAAGGAACGGTTATATAGAATGCGGCCAAAATGTCGTTACCTGGTGTTTTGGGCATCTGCTGGAAATGAATCAACCCGAAGCATACGACGAAAGGTACAGGGTCTGGAAAAAAGAAGACCTGCCCATTTTGCCAAACTTCTTTAAAACGTCTGTCAGAAAAGATGCTGCAGCACAAATGAAAATCATAGGTAAACTGCTTCGGGACGCTGAAAGCGTAGTCAACGCAGGAGATCCGGACAGAGAAGGTCAACTGCTTGTTGACGAGGTATTGGAATACCACGACTATACCGGTTCTTGCGAACGTATCTGGCTTGCTGCCCTGGATGACAAATCAGTCAAAAAAGCCCTGGCATCCATGACAGGCAACAATGATTGTACCGGCCTGCGTGATGCGGCCCGGGCCAGATCACAGGCAGACTGGCTGGTGGGCATGAACTGCACCCGGGCCATGACCCTCAAAGGCCGTGATGCCGGCAGCCAGGGCGTGTTATCCCTTGGCCGGGTCCAGACCCCGACCCTTGCCCTGGTGGTCAACCGGGACCTGGCTATTGAAAATTTCAAACCTCACCCGTATTTCACCCTTCATGTTGAAATTCTTCATGAGGCATGTACTTTTACCGGCACTTTTCAGCCGCTTGACACACAAAAGGGGCTGGATGACCAAGGCCGTTTAATTAACCCTGATGAAACCTACCGGATCAAAAAAGAGGTAAGCGGCCAGGCCGGAAAGATTATAGAGGCCGTTACAGAAAAGAAAAAAAAGAATCCGCCGCTACCGCATTGCCTGTCCTCTTTACAAAAAGCTGCATCGTCAAAGCTTGGCATGGGAGCAAAACAAGTGCTTGATGTTGCCCAGGCCCTTTATGAAAAAAAGCTGACCACCTATCCCCGTTCTGATTGCCGGTATCTGCCGGAAGAACAATTCGATGAAGCCGGCAGGGTACTTGCCGTCCTGGCAAATCTGCCCGGGCTTGAACAAGTTGCTGAAAATACGGACAGCTCCATCAAAAGCGCCGCATACAATACGAAAAAAGTAACTGCCCATCATGCCATTATTCCCACGGGTGAAACGCCTTCAAACCTGTCGGATGATGAATCTGCCCTGTACCGCATGATTGCCCAAAGCTTTTGTATCCAGTTCTATGCGGCCATGGCGTTTGAAGCGCAGAAAATTTTGACCGGGATAAATCATACGGTCTGGAAATCAACTGGCAGAAAGATATTGAATCCCGGCTGGACAGCGTTCATCAAAGAACAAGACGATGAAACCCCAGGTAATCAAGTTTTACCCGAGGTACACCCGGACGACGGTATAACCGCAGCCCAGGTTGATATTAAATCCCAAAAAACCAAACCGCCTGCAAGGTTTACCGAAGGTACGCTCATTGAGGCCATGGCCAATGTCCATAAGTTTATTGAGGACACCGAATCCAAGAAAACCCTGAAAGAAAATGAAGGTATCGGAACTGAAGCGACCCGGGCCGGAATCATTGAAACATTAAAAGCCCGGCAGCTGCTTGAACTCCAGCAAAAGAACATCATTTCCACTGATCTTGGCCGGCAGCTGGTCAAAATGGCTCCTGGCGTCCTCACAGATCCAGTGACAACGGCACAATGGGAATCCAGATTGTCAGCCATCGCTGACGGTAAAGAGAGCCTGGCTGGGTTTATGACAGATCAGACCAACCTGGTACCGGAACTTGTCAAAGCAATATTTGCCCTTCAATTAGACCCTTTGCCGGGAACCCATCTTTGCCCGGAATGCGGCCAACCCTTACGCAGGCAAAAAAGCAAAAAAGGGTCGTGGTATTGGGGGTGTTTCAACCAGGAGGGGCATGCCAAACCTGTATTCCTCAATGATAAAAACGGCAAGCCGGATTTAACGCCAAAGAAAAAAATAGAATTATCAGAGCACAAGTGCCGGGCCTGCGGCAAACCGCTTGTTAAACGGGAATCAAAGAAAAAAGGCAAAGGAGGCAAGACAACTTATTGGTGGGGATGCTCGGGATTTCCCGAGTGCAGGCAAACGCATTTTGATGATAACGGCAAACCCCGGTTTAACGATAAAAAAGGAGAATAA
- the trbG gene encoding P-type conjugative transfer protein TrbG, translating to MKKLATITIALFVAGLATCRAADFVSPVSAKLDGKERKPLTLQSRWQRNTLDPITTRNGMTCFVYGHSNPTIIVTPYKVADLQLQPGELINSMVLGDNARWYAEIVFSGNGDISTSHVVFKALDSGLTTTAVITTDRRVYHINLKSDRKKHMLYTGFIYPQDHIAITKAAREKEIKDKQKRTTAEGFDIAELNFEYEISGNAGWKPLQVFDNGVKTYIKLPKLQEMPMFMVKTTAGKGLVNYRVKNNCFIVDRIFDQAYLIAGVGKDKEELTLTRLEAK from the coding sequence ATGAAAAAACTTGCAACAATCACAATCGCACTATTCGTTGCGGGTTTGGCAACATGCCGGGCTGCGGATTTCGTAAGCCCCGTATCGGCCAAATTGGACGGTAAAGAGAGAAAACCTTTAACCCTGCAGTCAAGGTGGCAAAGAAACACCCTGGACCCCATCACCACCCGAAACGGCATGACCTGTTTTGTTTATGGTCATTCTAATCCAACCATCATTGTTACCCCTTATAAAGTGGCTGATTTGCAGCTGCAGCCCGGAGAGTTGATTAATTCCATGGTCCTGGGCGATAACGCACGATGGTACGCCGAAATCGTATTTTCCGGCAACGGCGATATCAGCACCAGTCACGTTGTTTTTAAAGCCCTGGATTCGGGGCTCACCACCACAGCCGTGATCACCACCGACAGGCGGGTTTATCATATCAATCTAAAATCTGACCGTAAAAAACACATGCTGTATACAGGCTTCATCTACCCCCAGGACCATATCGCGATCACCAAAGCTGCCCGGGAAAAAGAAATCAAAGACAAACAGAAAAGGACGACTGCTGAGGGCTTTGATATTGCCGAGTTAAACTTTGAGTATGAAATATCCGGGAATGCCGGCTGGAAACCCCTGCAGGTTTTTGACAACGGCGTTAAAACCTATATCAAGCTGCCCAAACTGCAGGAAATGCCAATGTTCATGGTTAAAACCACTGCGGGTAAAGGCCTTGTAAACTACCGGGTAAAAAACAACTGCTTTATTGTGGACCGGATTTTTGACCAGGCCTATTTAATCGCAGGTGTGGGCAAGGATAAGGAAGAATTAACCCTGACCAGACTGGAGGCGAAATAA
- a CDS encoding ArdC-like ssDNA-binding domain-containing protein, giving the protein MSKYQDQLNEFSKRVLEAIEKGNAPWQKPWKEGQLLELPKNLTTDQNYKGVNLINLAMSGYNDPRWMTFNQAKDMNCFVKKGQKASTGFFYSPARLEKELDDKGKPVLDENGEEKITKVNKPVFKTFSVFNATQIEGVEPYKHPEPDWKPEDKAEKLIASANVEITESQLDRAFYRPTTHTIETPAKAQFRDKSEYYSTIFHELAHATMHPDMLDRDKETKSNEGRAKEELRAEISAWLICTQIGIGYDPAEQENNKNYVAGWLSSLEDKDRAKELGFAMKDAEKIAEYLMGLDLEQKLSPAAPLYEIKAHTVENGKEIDNTPDFIKEKNFKSLDLAKSTAFAYHLSVISIDKENNELFSDLPENTIFTVRDAKGLQVYSTQSEIETDQDLEAERRPSPQEPSLLVTKEANRLQAKADQYRTDQKDLFSHTEKITVAMSNPDLFNDLMPDHYKSDPLSAFNKELDDTQREIVTYLNKNTFSLEKPEIFPSPQEPVPLSESERKELLDTIVPHLSKNSQVVLDGEKRRGERDSELSKVYIKVPYSEKDEAKALGAKWDKQEKSWFVEPGADQKPFQKWLEPAQENSLDMNKVIAQFQDQASRLGLKIDNLQADGKLHRVEVEGGDKGTSGAYTLYPDGRPAGFILNYKTGEKTNFKYEGEIGKAVITSGKKQARATERNEDHAAAAKKAFGIYINAKTTTNHPYLADKNINNGKEYRVDKYNRLIIPAKNLKTNKIESLQFIGEDGQKQFLTGGKKLGNAYTIGELDEQKPILLAEGFATGKTLNDVSHLPAVVCFDANNLENVAKQIRELMPSAELFICADNDHAKKNNVGVEKAQEAAKAVGAKVIIPKFTDESKQLGYTDFNDLAKCKMGKSRVQNQLKSQIKYLSKNKGIGLER; this is encoded by the coding sequence ATGAGTAAATATCAAGACCAGCTCAATGAGTTTTCAAAACGGGTTTTAGAGGCCATTGAAAAAGGCAATGCGCCCTGGCAGAAACCGTGGAAAGAAGGCCAGCTGTTAGAACTGCCTAAAAACTTAACTACGGACCAGAATTATAAAGGTGTAAACCTGATTAACCTGGCAATGAGTGGCTACAATGACCCCAGGTGGATGACGTTCAATCAGGCTAAAGATATGAATTGTTTTGTCAAGAAAGGGCAAAAAGCCTCCACTGGATTTTTTTATTCGCCTGCCAGATTGGAAAAAGAGCTTGATGATAAAGGAAAGCCTGTCCTGGATGAAAACGGTGAAGAAAAAATAACCAAGGTAAATAAGCCTGTTTTCAAAACCTTTTCTGTTTTTAATGCCACTCAGATTGAAGGTGTGGAGCCATACAAACATCCGGAGCCTGACTGGAAACCGGAAGATAAAGCAGAAAAGCTGATAGCATCTGCAAATGTGGAAATTACGGAAAGTCAGCTTGATCGGGCGTTCTATCGTCCGACAACTCATACAATAGAAACCCCTGCTAAGGCTCAGTTTCGTGATAAGTCAGAATATTATTCAACAATATTTCATGAATTAGCGCACGCTACAATGCACCCGGATATGTTGGACCGGGATAAAGAAACCAAAAGCAATGAAGGAAGGGCAAAAGAAGAATTACGCGCGGAAATTTCCGCTTGGCTTATCTGCACTCAAATTGGCATCGGTTATGATCCCGCAGAACAGGAAAATAATAAAAATTATGTTGCTGGATGGCTGTCCTCATTGGAAGACAAGGACCGGGCCAAAGAACTTGGGTTTGCAATGAAGGATGCAGAAAAAATAGCTGAATACCTGATGGGGCTTGATTTGGAACAAAAATTATCACCTGCCGCCCCGTTATATGAAATCAAGGCTCATACAGTCGAAAATGGTAAAGAAATTGACAACACACCTGATTTTATAAAGGAGAAGAATTTTAAAAGCCTGGATCTGGCTAAATCCACAGCGTTTGCGTATCACTTATCAGTTATAAGTATTGATAAGGAAAATAACGAACTATTTAGTGACCTGCCTGAAAATACGATTTTTACAGTTCGGGATGCAAAAGGCCTTCAGGTGTACAGCACACAATCTGAAATCGAAACAGATCAAGACCTGGAAGCTGAGCGCCGCCCAAGCCCCCAGGAGCCAAGTCTTTTAGTAACAAAGGAGGCGAATAGATTACAGGCTAAAGCCGATCAATACCGTACTGATCAAAAAGATTTGTTTTCGCATACAGAAAAGATAACTGTGGCAATGAGCAATCCCGATTTGTTTAATGATTTAATGCCCGATCATTATAAAAGTGATCCGTTATCCGCTTTTAACAAGGAACTGGATGATACCCAGCGTGAAATAGTAACCTATCTGAACAAAAACACTTTTTCCCTTGAAAAACCCGAAATTTTCCCGTCCCCCCAGGAGCCGGTCCCCTTAAGTGAATCGGAAAGAAAAGAACTGTTGGATACCATTGTCCCGCATCTATCTAAAAATTCTCAGGTCGTGCTTGATGGAGAGAAGCGGCGCGGAGAAAGAGATTCGGAATTATCCAAGGTGTATATCAAAGTGCCGTATTCAGAGAAAGATGAAGCAAAGGCCCTGGGTGCAAAATGGGATAAGCAGGAAAAATCCTGGTTTGTTGAGCCTGGAGCCGACCAAAAGCCATTTCAGAAATGGCTCGAACCCGCCCAGGAGAACAGCCTTGATATGAATAAAGTGATTGCTCAATTCCAGGATCAGGCATCCAGACTAGGTTTAAAAATTGATAATCTCCAAGCTGACGGCAAGCTGCACCGTGTAGAGGTTGAAGGAGGCGATAAGGGTACATCTGGTGCATACACGCTTTATCCTGACGGCAGGCCCGCAGGGTTTATTTTAAATTATAAAACCGGAGAAAAAACCAATTTTAAATATGAAGGAGAAATCGGCAAAGCCGTTATTACATCAGGAAAGAAACAAGCACGGGCAACTGAACGGAACGAGGATCACGCCGCTGCAGCTAAAAAAGCGTTTGGCATTTATATCAATGCCAAAACAACCACGAACCATCCTTACCTTGCCGATAAAAATATCAATAATGGTAAAGAATACCGGGTTGATAAATACAACCGGCTGATTATCCCTGCCAAGAATCTTAAAACCAACAAAATCGAATCCCTGCAGTTCATAGGCGAGGATGGGCAAAAGCAGTTTCTGACCGGCGGGAAAAAGTTGGGCAACGCTTATACAATAGGCGAACTCGATGAACAAAAACCCATACTGTTGGCTGAAGGCTTTGCAACTGGAAAGACCCTTAATGATGTGAGCCACCTGCCGGCGGTGGTCTGTTTTGATGCAAACAACCTTGAAAATGTAGCCAAACAGATCCGGGAATTGATGCCATCCGCTGAGTTGTTCATTTGTGCGGATAATGACCACGCCAAAAAAAATAATGTGGGTGTGGAAAAAGCGCAAGAAGCGGCTAAGGCCGTTGGTGCTAAAGTCATTATCCCCAAATTTACGGATGAATCAAAACAACTTGGGTACACGGATTTCAATGACCTGGCCAAGTGCAAGATGGGTAAGAGCCGGGTTCAAAATCAGTTGAAATCCCAGATCAAATATCTCTCCAAAAACAAAGGCATCGGGCTTGAACGATGA
- the trbJ gene encoding P-type conjugative transfer protein TrbJ — protein MKNKIKTTIALLSVITFVNVSMAGIPVTCVNCSTSFTQALEYVKDIEQMLESIKRYTELVKQTENAITNTINLPNNLLSNLQSQIRVAVANVNRLNSYKADMGALLKIFTDTWPELQDLKIDDILMQDRIQMQLDQFSKASEKIDNVLQSNFQLTGQQLQDLQDSGEFDNYLDDLLSTKEGRQQAIEAGNQINALTVHEMRQTRALLANYVQAQTAALAQEHNAAKLEDADLQQEMEIEVDIETNIRTLP, from the coding sequence ATGAAAAACAAAATTAAAACCACAATCGCTTTGTTGTCCGTCATTACCTTTGTCAATGTGTCGATGGCCGGGATACCCGTTACTTGTGTGAATTGTTCAACGAGTTTTACGCAGGCACTTGAGTATGTCAAAGATATTGAACAAATGCTCGAATCTATCAAGCGGTACACTGAATTAGTAAAGCAGACAGAGAACGCCATTACAAATACTATAAACCTGCCTAACAATCTGCTTTCAAACCTTCAATCTCAAATCAGGGTAGCAGTTGCTAATGTGAACCGTCTGAATTCTTACAAGGCTGATATGGGAGCGCTACTGAAAATTTTCACTGACACCTGGCCTGAATTACAGGACTTAAAAATTGATGACATATTAATGCAGGATCGAATTCAAATGCAGTTAGATCAATTTTCAAAAGCCTCTGAGAAAATTGATAATGTTTTACAGTCTAATTTTCAGCTTACCGGCCAGCAGTTACAAGACCTCCAGGATTCAGGGGAGTTTGACAACTATTTAGATGACCTGTTGTCTACCAAGGAAGGCAGACAGCAGGCAATTGAAGCCGGCAACCAGATCAACGCCCTCACTGTCCATGAAATGAGACAGACAAGGGCGTTGTTAGCTAATTATGTTCAGGCTCAAACTGCTGCCTTGGCTCAAGAACACAATGCTGCAAAACTTGAGGATGCTGATTTGCAGCAGGAAATGGAAATCGAGGTGGATATAGAAACCAATATACGTACACTCCCCTAA
- a CDS encoding type IV secretion system protein, whose translation MSKEIQNHYLAGRQAWAEAFGSFIQERNFWRLVALLVSIVAILLGAGNIIQLRQQKVIPYMVEVDRAGRISGGQMAKKLETSQEMIQYSLGQFITAWRTVTADIALQEKYIKQSSFMSIGAAKRILAKWYADNNPYISSEKKLVEVRIMALPLYVSGETWLVEWTEIERTHKGVERSRTTFQANLIIKRKLPETQQEIINNASGIYVSEISHSKKIQ comes from the coding sequence ATGTCAAAAGAAATTCAAAACCATTATCTCGCCGGCCGACAGGCTTGGGCTGAAGCGTTCGGATCTTTCATCCAGGAAAGAAATTTTTGGCGGCTGGTCGCACTGCTTGTTTCGATTGTCGCTATTCTGCTTGGTGCCGGCAATATCATACAGCTGAGGCAACAAAAAGTGATCCCGTACATGGTTGAGGTTGACCGGGCCGGGCGGATCAGCGGCGGACAGATGGCCAAAAAGCTTGAGACCAGCCAGGAAATGATTCAATACAGCCTGGGTCAGTTTATCACGGCCTGGCGAACCGTCACGGCTGATATTGCCCTGCAGGAAAAATACATAAAGCAATCCAGTTTCATGTCAATTGGCGCTGCAAAAAGAATCCTGGCGAAATGGTATGCAGACAACAATCCATACATCTCCAGCGAAAAAAAATTGGTTGAAGTGCGGATTATGGCTCTGCCTCTGTATGTCAGCGGCGAAACCTGGCTGGTCGAATGGACAGAAATAGAGCGAACCCATAAAGGTGTTGAACGCTCCCGGACGACTTTTCAGGCGAACCTTATCATCAAGCGTAAGCTTCCTGAAACACAGCAGGAAATCATCAATAATGCCAGCGGCATATATGTGTCCGAAATCAGTCACAGCAAAAAAATACAGTAG
- the trbL gene encoding P-type conjugative transfer protein TrbL, which yields MGSTWGANIKSHALWLLKWLLVIQLVVMAVKLGFKQSTLQDVIEDLVMTAIFGGIFWALIIKGQAWGVDLIKGMVNMAEDVAGSGSPPGEAFFAKIFADAMTIADNMMYSWNPMLVPAICLCSICSAVCGAFIYGMYLVILCESYIALNLGIFILGFGGFRYTRGFATGFLKYALSVGLKLFVIRCLLYILGSFMADMVLFTFKSFTETLVITACFFILAFLIKVLPDTIAKVVTLHSGSSAGAITGAMAAGAGMVAGAASMGVGAAAGAAGGGGMAGALSGARSGALEAIAKAVKPKEEK from the coding sequence ATTGGTTCCACTTGGGGTGCAAATATTAAAAGCCATGCCCTGTGGTTACTCAAATGGCTGCTCGTCATTCAACTTGTCGTAATGGCCGTGAAGCTTGGGTTTAAACAATCCACATTACAAGATGTTATTGAGGATCTTGTAATGACAGCAATTTTTGGCGGTATCTTTTGGGCTCTCATTATAAAAGGCCAGGCCTGGGGTGTCGATCTAATTAAAGGCATGGTAAATATGGCGGAAGATGTTGCAGGTTCCGGTTCCCCTCCCGGCGAAGCATTTTTCGCTAAAATCTTCGCTGATGCTATGACAATCGCAGATAATATGATGTATTCGTGGAATCCTATGTTGGTTCCCGCCATCTGCCTGTGCTCCATCTGCAGTGCTGTCTGTGGTGCTTTTATCTATGGCATGTATTTAGTCATTCTTTGCGAGTCTTACATAGCTTTAAATCTCGGCATTTTTATTTTGGGTTTTGGGGGGTTTAGATACACCAGGGGCTTTGCCACCGGTTTTTTAAAATACGCCCTGAGCGTAGGCCTTAAATTATTCGTAATCCGGTGTCTGCTATATATCCTGGGCTCATTCATGGCAGATATGGTGCTGTTCACCTTCAAAAGCTTTACAGAAACCCTCGTTATCACCGCCTGTTTTTTCATCCTGGCGTTTCTCATCAAAGTGTTGCCCGACACAATAGCTAAAGTGGTCACGCTGCACAGCGGCAGCAGTGCCGGAGCTATTACCGGAGCCATGGCAGCAGGTGCTGGCATGGTGGCGGGGGCGGCCTCCATGGGCGTCGGTGCCGCGGCCGGTGCTGCCGGTGGCGGCGGCATGGCCGGTGCACTCAGTGGCGCCAGGAGCGGCGCATTGGAAGCCATAGCAAAAGCCGTAAAACCCAAAGAGGAGAAATAA
- a CDS encoding TrbI/VirB10 family protein — protein sequence MSAPRGLQRPGVMTTVLSKKPIFLLLLFIAIIVLLLLFSIFDEGKRKRNNSGQAQETLLIEPQQSSVSTDEEGLNLPKAPKKRKGLASESDINTLKKKEDQKTFEPIQVVPAAPPPPDPVKAALDKQRQKQLVTILQYRFEKQRQALESNLVAYKKSGSMVIGTSAGVSGHTGRQSESSARLASLNSELANAKVRIGLGGAGSQSTGSVTTKTGLSIFANQTQSNDVSMWDNGYFMDQDTNALSIKTGSIIPVVLITGIDSTLPGYISGQVSQNVWDTATGYNLLIPQGTKVFGQYQNNIIMGQERVFVVWQRLIFPDGRAMTLKDMPGGDQLGFTGLKDKVNNHYFRIYGHALLMSLVTGGTAYALNTLDSDNSETTTLNESLGTAFADQMGRTTMGLLEKHMNMSPTLTIRPGYRLNIIAVKDLAFSEPYEGKL from the coding sequence ATGAGCGCCCCACGAGGGCTGCAAAGGCCAGGCGTAATGACAACCGTATTGAGCAAAAAGCCTATATTCTTGCTGCTGCTGTTCATTGCCATCATCGTATTGCTGCTGCTGTTTTCAATCTTTGATGAAGGCAAACGAAAAAGGAACAACAGTGGTCAGGCTCAGGAAACCCTGTTGATAGAGCCGCAGCAGTCATCCGTATCAACTGATGAAGAAGGGCTTAATCTGCCCAAAGCCCCTAAAAAACGTAAGGGCCTTGCGTCTGAATCCGATATAAACACCCTGAAAAAAAAGGAAGATCAAAAGACGTTCGAACCTATTCAGGTTGTACCTGCTGCTCCCCCGCCCCCGGACCCTGTAAAAGCCGCTTTGGACAAGCAGCGGCAAAAACAGCTTGTCACTATACTGCAGTACCGATTTGAAAAACAACGTCAGGCGTTAGAGTCCAACCTGGTTGCTTACAAAAAAAGTGGCTCAATGGTTATTGGCACCTCTGCCGGTGTTTCTGGTCACACCGGCCGGCAATCGGAATCTTCAGCAAGATTGGCATCGTTAAACAGTGAACTTGCAAACGCCAAAGTAAGGATTGGCCTTGGAGGGGCCGGTTCACAATCCACAGGATCGGTAACAACGAAAACCGGTTTATCCATATTTGCAAATCAAACCCAGAGCAATGATGTTTCAATGTGGGATAACGGTTATTTCATGGATCAAGACACCAATGCGTTATCAATTAAAACCGGGTCCATTATACCGGTGGTGCTTATCACTGGGATTGATTCAACGTTGCCCGGCTATATCAGCGGCCAGGTCAGTCAAAATGTATGGGATACCGCAACCGGCTATAACCTGCTCATTCCCCAAGGCACGAAAGTCTTTGGCCAATATCAGAACAATATAATTATGGGCCAGGAAAGGGTGTTTGTCGTCTGGCAGCGGTTAATATTCCCGGATGGCCGGGCTATGACCTTGAAGGATATGCCCGGTGGGGATCAGCTGGGTTTTACCGGCCTGAAAGACAAGGTGAATAATCACTATTTCAGGATTTACGGCCATGCCTTGCTAATGAGCCTTGTCACCGGCGGCACAGCTTATGCCCTTAACACCCTGGACAGCGATAACAGCGAAACAACAACGCTGAATGAATCATTGGGGACGGCCTTTGCCGACCAGATGGGCCGGACAACCATGGGCCTGCTTGAAAAACACATGAATATGTCCCCCACGTTAACCATCCGTCCCGGTTATCGTTTGAACATCATAGCGGTTAAAGATTTAGCGTTCAGCGAACCGTATGAAGGCAAATTATGA